A section of the Deferribacterota bacterium genome encodes:
- a CDS encoding SDR family NAD(P)-dependent oxidoreductase codes for MSKTILITGASAGIGKAIAYQFAKNDWSLILVARRLERLKEIKDDIGKDNIHIESIDVRDKKKVKE; via the coding sequence ATGTCTAAAACAATACTTATAACTGGAGCATCTGCAGGTATTGGTAAAGCTATTGCCTACCAATTTGCAAAAAACGATTGGTCATTAATACTTGTTGCACGCAGACTTGAAAGATTAAAGGAAATTAAAGATGATATTGGCAAAGACAATATTCATATTGAGAGTATTGATGTAAGAGACAAAAAGAAAGTTAAGGAA
- a CDS encoding SpoIIE family protein phosphatase, translating to MAIQEIDKTFEIRNNSDLIRVSIYLNKILINCPTNLKDLIEIASSELTTNILKHAEKGELKIYIDEKKIMLKSYNMGRLSVFDLMDGKTNKNSLGIGLGVAGRSADEFYYKFNPVEITWIKYFKANVINRFDIATKVESLVFSGCGDRIIKIEMPSYIFIALLDVSGHGKYAGEQAVKISKFIDNHYYLKLNDIVECLIEYTKNMDRRFVIEFLKLWKIKNKLEFCGIGDVSCKIFYKNKQFSAHPLFNYNNEKLITKNGVLGGVKQDWMKDFNIIEKDIPKGAFILMFSDGISSSITLENTHFNKSPHEIIDQLFNKYKKEDDSSLVIIKCK from the coding sequence ATGGCAATACAAGAAATAGATAAAACATTCGAGATTAGAAATAATTCTGATCTAATTAGAGTATCTATCTATTTAAATAAAATTTTGATAAATTGTCCAACAAATTTAAAAGATTTAATAGAAATTGCATCTTCAGAATTAACGACAAATATTTTAAAACATGCTGAAAAAGGAGAATTAAAGATTTATATCGATGAGAAAAAGATAATGTTAAAATCATATAATATGGGTAGACTGTCTGTTTTTGATCTTATGGATGGAAAGACAAACAAAAATTCACTAGGTATTGGCTTAGGGGTCGCTGGAAGATCTGCAGATGAGTTTTATTACAAATTTAATCCAGTTGAAATAACGTGGATAAAATATTTTAAAGCTAATGTTATAAATAGATTTGATATTGCAACAAAAGTAGAATCCCTTGTCTTTAGTGGTTGTGGAGATAGAATCATAAAAATAGAGATGCCAAGCTACATATTTATAGCTTTACTCGATGTATCAGGACATGGAAAATATGCTGGTGAACAAGCTGTCAAAATCTCAAAATTTATAGACAATCATTACTATTTAAAATTAAATGACATTGTTGAGTGCTTAATTGAATATACAAAAAACATGGATAGAAGATTTGTGATAGAATTTCTAAAATTATGGAAAATAAAAAATAAATTAGAATTTTGTGGAATAGGAGATGTCTCATGTAAAATTTTTTACAAAAATAAACAATTTAGTGCACATCCTTTATTCAACTACAACAATGAAAAACTTATTACAAAAAATGGCGTATTAGGAGGTGTAAAACAAGATTGGATGAAAGATTTTAATATAATAGAAAAGGATATACCAAAGGGTGCCTTTATCCTTATGTTTAGCGATGGCATATCATCTTCTATAACACTTGAAAATACTCATTTTAATAAATCTCCCCATGAAATTATTGATCAATTATTTAACAAATATAAAAAAGAGGATGATAGCTCACTTGTTATAATTAAATGCAAATAA
- a CDS encoding bile acid:sodium symporter family protein: MNFISKISLISTKYFTILVILATVFALSFDELTIFLPYVKILLSLIMFAMGLTIKISDLTNVFKYPKALFLGIVLQYTIMPCAAFFLITLFPVNPEIAIGVMLLGCSPGGTASNVMTFIAKGDIALSIGLTTISTLLSPFITPLLTYFFVHSWVDINISSMFFSISQIVLVPVILGILINRLFEEKIYHILPVLPTISIWSIIIIIMAVVSSNNYISVRYVALLICLVVIHNVFGLILGFYISKVFKLKKKQCKAISIEVGMQNSALAATLAVLHFNPLSALPGAIYSIWHNLSGSFLASIWGRDK, encoded by the coding sequence ATGAACTTTATAAGTAAAATATCACTTATTTCAACAAAATATTTTACTATCTTAGTAATCCTTGCGACAGTATTTGCACTTTCTTTTGACGAATTAACGATATTTTTACCATACGTTAAAATATTATTATCTCTCATAATGTTTGCTATGGGGTTAACTATTAAAATTTCTGATCTTACTAATGTTTTTAAATATCCAAAGGCATTATTTTTAGGTATTGTATTACAATATACAATTATGCCTTGTGCTGCATTCTTTTTGATAACATTATTTCCCGTAAATCCTGAAATTGCAATAGGTGTAATGTTATTAGGTTGTTCTCCAGGGGGTACGGCATCAAATGTTATGACTTTTATTGCAAAGGGAGATATTGCCTTATCAATAGGCTTGACAACTATATCTACATTACTGTCCCCATTTATAACGCCATTATTAACATATTTTTTTGTTCATTCATGGGTTGATATTAATATTAGTAGTATGTTTTTCTCTATATCCCAGATTGTTTTAGTTCCAGTTATTTTAGGAATATTAATTAATAGATTGTTTGAGGAAAAAATATATCATATATTGCCAGTTCTGCCGACAATATCTATATGGTCAATAATTATTATAATTATGGCTGTTGTCTCATCTAATAACTATATATCTGTAAGATATGTCGCTCTCTTGATCTGCTTAGTTGTAATACATAATGTTTTTGGTTTAATTTTAGGTTTTTATATATCAAAGGTCTTTAAATTAAAAAAGAAGCAGTGTAAAGCAATCTCAATTGAGGTAGGTATGCAAAATTCGGCACTTGCTGCAACATTAGCTGTTCTACATTTTAACCCACTAAGTGCACTTCCTGGTGCTATTTACTCAATATGGCATAATCTATCTGGCTCTTTTCTTGCTTCCATATGGGGAAGGGATAAATGA